A portion of the Roseibium salinum genome contains these proteins:
- a CDS encoding Gfo/Idh/MocA family protein, whose protein sequence is MKKGALIGCGFFAQNHMHAWAAVEGADMIALCDRDEGRLRETAERFGIERTYTDAAELFKAEQLDFADIATTVQTHLPLVELAAASGVNIICQKPFADTMEDARAMTAAARAAGVTLMVHENFRWQSPVRRVKAEVDSGALGTPFWGRVSFRSAYDVYSGQPYLATDERFIVQDLGIHILDVARFLFGDVATISASTKRVNPAIRAEDVATMMLVHKDGATSIVDCSYATRLPREHFPETLIEIDGSGGTLRLMADYQLVVHNAEGTHRNDVSPPLLPWAERPWHNIQESVLNIQQHFVECLNISSVPETSGADNLKTLELVEAAYRSAAEGSRSLTTGHEAR, encoded by the coding sequence ATGAAAAAGGGAGCGCTGATCGGTTGCGGTTTCTTCGCTCAGAACCACATGCACGCCTGGGCGGCGGTTGAGGGCGCCGACATGATCGCCCTTTGCGACCGGGACGAGGGCCGGCTGAGAGAAACGGCGGAACGCTTCGGCATCGAGCGGACCTATACGGATGCGGCCGAGTTGTTCAAAGCGGAGCAATTGGATTTCGCCGACATCGCGACAACCGTCCAGACCCATCTTCCCCTCGTGGAACTGGCCGCCGCATCCGGGGTGAACATCATTTGCCAAAAGCCGTTTGCGGACACGATGGAAGATGCGCGCGCCATGACCGCTGCGGCACGCGCAGCGGGTGTAACGCTGATGGTGCACGAGAATTTCCGCTGGCAATCACCTGTTCGCAGGGTGAAGGCGGAAGTCGACAGTGGGGCGCTCGGAACGCCTTTCTGGGGACGCGTCAGTTTCCGCTCGGCCTACGACGTCTATTCGGGTCAGCCCTATCTGGCGACGGATGAACGGTTCATCGTTCAGGATCTCGGTATCCACATTCTGGATGTCGCACGATTTCTCTTCGGAGACGTTGCGACCATTTCGGCAAGCACGAAACGCGTTAATCCGGCTATCAGGGCCGAGGACGTGGCGACAATGATGCTCGTTCACAAGGACGGGGCTACCAGCATCGTCGACTGCAGCTATGCGACCCGTCTGCCCCGCGAACATTTCCCCGAAACCCTGATTGAAATCGACGGCAGCGGAGGCACCTTGCGGCTGATGGCCGACTACCAGCTCGTTGTCCACAACGCTGAGGGAACCCACCGGAACGACGTTTCCCCTCCATTGCTGCCCTGGGCCGAACGTCCCTGGCACAACATTCAGGAGAGTGTCCTGAACATCCAGCAGCATTTTGTCGAGTGTCTCAATATCTCGTCCGTTCCCGAAACGTCGGGCGCGGACAACCTGAAAACGCTGGAGCTCGTCGAAGCCGCCTACCGCTCCGCGGCCGAAGGAAGCCGAAGCCTGACGACAGGACACGAGG